TGCCACCCAAAACAGCAAACACCCTCACAGATTATTTTAAAAAAATATGTTTTTTAAACTATTGTGCGTTAATTTAAATTATCTTATATTAAGGCCGTGTTTCAAGCAAAAACACTATAGTGGCTTAAATTTAAAACAGTACAGCGTTGTCTCGCCTTGCCGTACTACCTGTACTGTCTGCGGCTTCGCCGCCTTGTCCTCTTTTAAATTTAAGCCACTATAAAATAAAACAACCGCGATAAGAAGAAAGGGCACGACATGGCACAAATCACTTTAGACAAAACCGATCTCAAAATTCTACAGGTGTTGCAGGAAAACGGCCGTTTAACCAATGTGGAACTTTCCGAACGCGTAGCCCTGTCGCCCTCCCCCTGTTTGCGCCGCCTGAAACAACTCGAAGACGCGGGCATCATCCGCCAATACGCCGCGCTGCTCTCGCCCGTGTCGGTGAAGCTCGGCCTGCAGGCATTTATCCGCGTGTCGATTGATAAAGCGGTGGAAGCCCGCGACGATTTTTCGGCCGCCGTGCAGAAATGGCCCGAAGTGTTAAGCTGCTTTGCGCTAACGGGCGAAACCGACTATCTGCTGCACGCCTTCTTCACCGATATGAATGCGTTTTCGCATTTCGTGCTCGATACCCTGCTCTCCCACCCCGGCGTTCAGGATGCGAAATCGAGCTTTGTGCTCAAAGAAATCAAAAACACCACCGCGCTGCCGCTGGGGCATTTGCAGCAGGATTAAACCGTAACCGCCAACCGTAAACAGGCCGTCTGAAAGCGCTCAGACGGCCTGAATCCTTTGCAAAAAAGCTGTTTTAGTCCTGAATTTACTTATATTTCGTCATACTCGGGCTTGACCCGAGTATCTCTTTTTCTTATAAAACAAACAGATGCTCGGATCAAGCCCGAGCATGACGCAAGTGTTTTAAGCTATCGAAAAGAATTTTGCAAAGGTCTCGGCCTGTTTTGCCTGCCCTCCTGTTCACACCGCCGCCAAAAAACCTTATGATTGCGAACCATTATTAAAAAGCGCCGCAACCATGTCTGCCAGCAACGAAACCGTAACCGCCCACACCCGCCTGTGGCTCGAAAAAGCCGTGATCGGCCTGAATTTGTGCCCTTTCGCCAAAGCGCCTTATGTGAAAGGGCTGGTGCGGATAAGCGTTAGCCGCGCCAAGCATCTCGACGGCTTTTTGGAAGATTTAGACCGCGAACTGCAACTCATCGGCAGCGCACCGCCCGAAGAAATCGAAACCACGCTGCTGGTTCACCCCGATTTGTTCGGCGATTTTCTGGTGTTTAACGATATGCTTGATTTGGCCGACCAAGCCGTTGCCGACAACGGTTTGGAAGGCATTATCCAAATCGCGCCGTTCCACCCCGATTTCCGCTTCGAAGGCACCGAAGCCGACGACATCACCAACTACACCAACCGCTCGCCCTACCCCACCCTGCATCTGATACGCGAAAGCAGCATCAGCAAAGCCACCGAAGCCTTTCCCGATGCCGAAGCGATTTTCGGGCGCAATATGGCGCTGCTGGAAGAAATGGGGCAGCAGGGTTGGGATGCTTTGCAGATTCCGCGCTGCCCGCATCACAGTGAATCAAATGAATAACAAATACTCGCGCCATACCCGGGCTTGACCTGGGTATCTCGAGTTTCAGAAAGTTTTGAGGCCCTCGGGTCAAGCCCGGGTATAACGAAACTTTTATTAAATAAGCGGTTTTGCTATATATAAAAATAGGGAAAACATGATATTACGCTCTATTTTCTGGCTGTTTGGCGCCGTTGCCTTATTGCTGGGCATTATCGGCATCTTTCTGCCCGTGCTGCCCACCACACCGTTCGTTATCCTCGCCGCCGCCTGCTGGGCGCGCGCCTCGCCGCGTTTTCACCGCTGGCTGCACCAACACCGCGTTTTCGGCTCTATGGTGAAAGACTGGGAAGAACGCCGCGCCGTTCCCCGCCGCGCCAAATACCTGGCCTTTACGATGATGACGCTTTCGTGCGGCTGGCTGCTTTACCGCTTTCCCGAACAATGGTGGTGGAGCGCCGCTTCCGCGCTGTTCTGCTCGGCCGTAGCCGTGTGGATGTGGCGGCTGCCCGATGCCTGAATTGCAAAGATTCCGGCCCGCCGCAAACCGCCAATAATCAAGGCCGTCTGAACATTCAGACGGCCTTTTCATCACAACACCCCTACCTTAACGGCGGTCATCGGGGCGCGGTGCCGGTTTGTGCTGCTGCACGGGCGGTTTTTTCTTGGCTTTTTTCACATTTTTGTTCGGTTTGGCTTTTTTGGGCGGCTTCGGCTGCTCTGCCCGTTTTTCTTTGCGCGGTTCGGGTTTACGCGGCTCTGCTTTATGCGGTTCGGCCGGTTTGTGCGGTTGGCCGGCCTGTACAGGCTCGCGGCGCGGTTCCTCTTTCTGGGGTTGCGGGGCAGCCAGCAGGCTGCCGGACATCATCGCCAAAACGGCAAAAGAAGCTAATTTTTTCATTCGGTTTTCCTTTCGGGAACAATTACTAAGGTATTAGGGGAGGCGCTTGACCAAACCATACCGGTTTAGCGGCCTTGCTGTTTTTTCGGGGCGGGCTTTTTCACGGCTTTTTTCACCGGTTTTTTGGCCTTTTTGGCCTGCTTGGCTTTTTTGGGCGCTTTCGCTTTGGGAGCCTGTTTTTTCACGCTTTGTTTTTGCGCTTTCGGTTTTTCGGCCTGGTGCGTTACGTTCGCACCGGCGGGGGCGGCCTGCGCAGCCAGCGGCGCTGCAATCAAGCCGGCGGAAACCATCAACAGTGAAGCGAGTTTGGTCAGTTTTTTCATGATTGGTTTTCTTTCTCTTTCAAGAAGACGTTATGGAAGCAAAATATCAAATCAACCGTTGTTACGGTTTGCTCTGCTTGACGGCGCCATCTTAACCGCTTTGATGTAAACAGGCGTTGCCTGCGCGTAAAAATATCGGTTTCTTGGGTGATTAATCTGCACCTGTTTGTAATTAAAACAACACCCGCCCTATTGAAGGGCGGGTGTTGCGTAAGGCTTGATTAAGAAGTTTCAGAATAGCCGTCACACAATTATGCCACGGCTGTTGTAGTGGATTCACTTAACTTTCGATACGGCGTTGCTGCGCCTTGCCGTACTACTTGTACTGTCTGCGGCTTGCTGCCTTGTATCGAAAATTAATTAAATCCACTATATTCCGAAACGTCCTAAAGCTTACTTGATACCGCTGGCTGATTTCACACCTGAAGCATCCAGAGTGGTAGCGGCTGCGCCGGTGGCAGCAGTGCCGGTAGCGGCTTTGGTTTTAGAAGATTTGGTGGTTTTGCTGGTGCTCACTTTGTCTTCCACTTTGTTGGCGGCTTTCTCGGCAGGAGCGGCCATCACGGCAGCAGACATCATTGCGGCTGATACGAGTACGATAAACTTTTTCATCTGTATATCCTCTTTTTTGAAGTTAATAAAAAACATCATGTTGCGAAACATGTGTTGGTGAGAAAGCAGAGAAAAAGAAAAGTTCGCAACAGCTGCGATTTTAAGCGGTAAAAAAATTTTAAGTTTATTCAATGATATAAACATACCGGCACACATTCGATATGATTCATACCGTATGCCGGAAAACTAATCACTGTTACCAAACAGGATTTTAAGCATATTAATAATCCTGCCGCCCATACCAGCCTGCTTAACATTCGGGCGGTAAAGGCCGTCTGAAAACGCAGTTCCAGAAAGAAAACAAGTTTCTGCGAAGCTAAAACGCAGTTCGGCATCACCGCAAATCTTTTTTCAGACGGCCTTGAATCGTGCAAACAATTTACGCAAACGCCCGTTTTCAGATAAGATTACGGCCAATCGAAAATTTGGAATCTGTATCTGTCCGGCTGTACATCAGTTTGACCGGAGCAGCTTCAACCCCAAAGGAACACGCATAGTGAATAACAAACAACAACTGCAAGAAGGCTTGCAGGCACTCGGCCTCACGCTCACCACACCGCAACAACTGCTGCTGCTTGAATATGTTGCCCTGCTCACCAAATGGAACAGCACCTACAACTTAACCGCCCTGCGCGACGAAGCGTCGATTATCAGCCACCACATTCTCGACAGCCTGACCCTGCTGCCGTTTGTGCAAGACGCAAAAACATTGATGGACGTCGGTTCC
The sequence above is a segment of the Neisseria dentiae genome. Coding sequences within it:
- a CDS encoding YbaN family protein, which translates into the protein MILRSIFWLFGAVALLLGIIGIFLPVLPTTPFVILAAACWARASPRFHRWLHQHRVFGSMVKDWEERRAVPRRAKYLAFTMMTLSCGWLLYRFPEQWWWSAASALFCSAVAVWMWRLPDA
- a CDS encoding Lrp/AsnC family transcriptional regulator; its protein translation is MAQITLDKTDLKILQVLQENGRLTNVELSERVALSPSPCLRRLKQLEDAGIIRQYAALLSPVSVKLGLQAFIRVSIDKAVEARDDFSAAVQKWPEVLSCFALTGETDYLLHAFFTDMNAFSHFVLDTLLSHPGVQDAKSSFVLKEIKNTTALPLGHLQQD
- a CDS encoding DUF1415 domain-containing protein — translated: MSASNETVTAHTRLWLEKAVIGLNLCPFAKAPYVKGLVRISVSRAKHLDGFLEDLDRELQLIGSAPPEEIETTLLVHPDLFGDFLVFNDMLDLADQAVADNGLEGIIQIAPFHPDFRFEGTEADDITNYTNRSPYPTLHLIRESSISKATEAFPDAEAIFGRNMALLEEMGQQGWDALQIPRCPHHSESNE